A single window of Malus sylvestris chromosome 5, drMalSylv7.2, whole genome shotgun sequence DNA harbors:
- the LOC126621753 gene encoding uncharacterized protein LOC126621753: MKSLCATLALFTLLLFAKPIESRGGVGEYWKTVMNEQSMPQAIGGLLVEVPDLTPKRKAEDCHENMKKPFVGVEEFEPNISSYHDDESKAENSTKDTGSLPKSQAYPDKKPFVAKEEKQPFDEDLSQGRIYLFTTTKRRRIEFVQKSGPF, from the exons ATGAAGTCCCTTTGTGCTACCTTAGCTCTCTTCACTCTTCTTTTG TTTGCTAAACCTATTGAATCCAGAGGAGGTGTAGGAGAATACTGGAAAACTGTCATGAATGAGCAATCTATGCCCCAAGCAATTGGAGGCCTCCTTGTTGAAGTTCCTGATTTAACACCAAAAAGGAAAGCCGAGGACTGCCATGAAAACATGAAAAAACCATTCGTTGGGGTTGAAGAATTTGAGCCAAATATTTCATCGTACCATGATGATGAAAGCAAAGCAGAGAACTCTACGAAGGACACTGGCTCACTTCCTAAGTCTCAGGCTTACCCTGACAAGAAGCCATTTGTAGCAAAAGAAGAGAAGCAGCCATTTGATGAAGATTTGAGCCAAGGCCGAATATATCTGTTTACAACGACTAAGAGAAGACGAATTGAATTCGTGCAAAAATCTGGTcctttttaa